GTCTGCACCAAGGATGGGCGGGTCCTGATCGCGATCTCCAAGGATTTGACGCTGCCTCCTGTAAACCTAACAACCCTCCATCTGAAGGATGGAGACGGAGCTGAGTGCAGTCCAACCGTGGCCTCTGCAGACACTGTGCTCTTTCAGTTCGCAGTCACTGAATGTGGCGCTACTCAGCGGGTAGGTATTGCGGGCTGGGAGCCCCATCGATGGCTCAGTTCGGGACTGATGGTCTTCTGTCTCTTGTAGCTGGACGGGGTGAACATCCTGTATGAAACGGATGTGTTGGGTGAGTTTGAGATCTTGGATGGCGCTTTGGGATCGGTGACCCGGGACAGCCCTTTCAGGTGAGAATAGGAGCACATTCAGcgggtagagacagtgaggagctgAATTCTGCAGCCGTGTCCGTTCTCTTGCAGGCTCCATGTCCAGTGCAATTACAAGGGAAGCCAGGAGTCTGATCTGCAGGTGAAGCCCAGAGTTTAcaccctttctccaccactgcctGCCACTGAGGCCGGGATCCTGCTTCTGGAGCTGAGAATAGCGAGAGGTAACGAGTGCTCGCTGATAGTAGTGTCCAACTTCAAGCTCTCTCCAAATAGTGCCCACCCTTcatttttctctttacagatggtgGCTACCGGAGCTGGTATGTGGCCAGTGACTACCCGATCCTGAGTGTGCTCCGGGACCCCGTGTTTGTGGAGGTTCGTGTTCTGAACCGGAACGATCCGTCCCTTGTGCTGGTGCTCAATGACTGCTGGGCGACCCCCACCCCCGAGCCGTATTCGGGGATCCGATGGGACCTCCTGGTGGACaggtgagggagtgtggggattggggagggtgcGACATGGGCGGATGTTAATACAGATCGTCACTGGAGTCCGAGTTAATGATGGCGGGGGGGTGTGGCGGAGAGATAGTCCTTCGAAGTTGATATTTTGTTCCAGACGCTGGTGGAATAGGTTTGATGTAACCGTgtgactccctctctgtctctgttccaggtGCCCCTTTGCTGGTGATAACTACAAAACCCGCCTCCTCCCGGTAAACGCTGCTTCCCATTTGCTGTTCCCAACTCACCATAATCGTTTTGTCGTCCGCACGTTCGCTTTCTGGGACCGAGTTTCGGGCCGGGCTCTGACCGGGGAGGTGAGTTTCCTTCAGTGCTTCTTTCCCGGTCACTTGGTATCACTTGTTCCCTGGCTCTTAAGTGAGTCGGTTGACTAGAAGCATTAATCTGCTGACTGTAACCTGTGGGACTGACTATACCGCACTGTCCCTTTACAAGTTTAtttccactgcagtgctgaggttTGCTACCCTTCCACCCGAGAGAACTGCACGGCTCCCTGCAGCCCCAGTAAGTACCTGTGATCTGAATAGAAACTAAACGCTGATGGGGAGGGTTGGGTGTGGGACATCTGGACATGGGGCTCTCTCAGCAAGGGGCCGAACACTGGGCACAGGGTGAATGTCCCGAATCTGGCGGGTCTGGGAACTTGGCCAGTACCATTCGGTGCAGGTTTCCATTCGAATAGCAATCTAGGGCAGCGGGTCTGAGCACATCTTGCACCAGGTCAGTAATTGCGAAGGATGCTCTGATCCTTGAGCTGGGATGAATGAGGTATTTTTGGTACCTTGCTACTTGCCCGGATGCTGAGTTGCCCTACTTGCCGACCCCTGAGGAGCAGAATCCTCCCATTGTTGGCACGGGTGTGTTCCACATCCGGTTCGGAGTAGTCCACCCTTGGCCTTGGAGAACATTAAACCAGCATCTAACTATCATCATTCTGACACTGGGAATTCAGGGTAGAACCGAACCGTTGTCCCGGGGCCGGACACCTGGCCAATCTTGAGTGTCTCATAAAACTGCGGGTCAAAGTAGTGCATCAAAGTGTCTCCTTCACCAGGAGACCAGACTGGCCATTGTGGCAGCAGCGATTGCGAACTCTGCTCAGTTTGCACGTCTGTCTGAGAATCCGTTTGGTGAGAACCGGATGGAATTATAGCCGGAACTGCAATCTCCAAACTCTGTCCGGTACCCAGGGCCCTGATGTGTTTTGCATGAAGCCATCTGATTCAGGATTTCCAGACAGCAGAAGATTTCATCATTCACCATGAactcttgtctctttctctccttcgccCCAGAGAGGCGAAGAAGCGCCGATGACCAGTCTGGGGTATTGGTGACCGCTGATGGGCCCATCCTTTTCCTGGAAGGTGAGGCGAGATTGGCTGTTCTGATCCACCAGGACGAGAAAGGTAAAGCAGGGAGCTCCAACTGTGTCTAGTGATGGAGTAACTGGTGCCCATCTAACCCTGActtctccccacagatactgctGTTGATTCCCCCTTCCGTGTTCCTGGATTAGCGGTTGGGGTAGCGCTGCTCTCCGTGGCCCTGTTGGTCGGGACTGTTGCTATATGGAAAATGGAGCAGGGCCGCAGGGTAGGCTCCGAGTGCAGCTCCATGGAACTGTAGATGTCTGTTGGATAATAAAATCCTGTGAAAGATGATTGCTAGTCTCGTGTTATCTTCCAAATGGTCGTTGGGTTGTACTCTTTGCAGTGAGTTAACTTGATGTCTGTTTTGAGAATTGTTTTTGCTGCAGCCAACAATTGCAACATCCCCAATTCGGAATGAGATCCGGGTCAAAGCTGTGGTGGGTTTGTCCTAAAATGGTGTCGGGAAGGAATGGCTAGCTCCCTTGCTTCGAACTCTGATCCTGTGTGTTGGTCctgggcccatatctctggaattgCCTCTTCCCTGAAGGCATCGATTGACCAGTTTGCCAAGCCGGGAGAATGTTGGGCTCTCTCCTTGCACGACCACTGGCTGCTGGTCTCTCTGgctacaggaacaggagaatagacgagATGACTGCGTGGCTAcagggatggtgtcggagggagggatttaatTCCTGGGACTTTGGGACCGGTTCTGCGGAAGATGGGACGGGTAACACCGGAGCCGGTGTTACCCGTCgcatgggggtgtttgctagtgctgttgggggaaggttaaaactagaatggcaggtggATGGGAACCAGAGCAGGCagacggaggagggggaaaacaatgaaagaaacaagACAGAACGGGCAGAAGCAACAGTGGCAGGCAGAGAAAACATGGGGCcagagtgcaaaataatactaggATGACTAGCAATCTGGAACAGTCTAAAGGTGTTAATGTGCGGATCATTTGCAATAAGTTTGATGAAtttacagcgcagatagatattaacaggtATGATATCGTAGCGATTATAGAGACATTGCTACAGGGTGACCAagaatgggaactgaacatccaggggtattcaatatttaggaaggacaggcaaaaatgcaaaggaggtggggtagcgttgttagtaaaggaggaaatcaatgcaacagtgagtcaggatattggctcagaaaatcacgatgtggaatctgtttgGATGGAgttaacaccaaggggcagaaaacgttggttggGGTTGTCTATTGGCCCCAAGCAGTAGTGGAGAtgcaggggagggcattaaacaggaaattagagacacaggCAAGAAAGATAAACCATAGTCAGACTTAAATTTACATACagcttggtcaaaccaaattagcaataatacagtgggggaggaattcatGGAGTGTACATGATTTATTtccagaccaatacattgaggaaacaacgagagaacaggcgatcctagattgggtattgtgcgatGAGAAAGGATTGATTAACAATCTTGTGCGGGCTCCCTTAGGGAAAAGCGACCGTGACATGatggaattcctcattaagatggagagtgaagtagttaaatccgaaactagggtagtgaatctaaatgaaggaaattacgaaagtgagTTGGTTaggatagattggagaacttgacaaagggatgacggtggataggcaatggctaatatataAAGAACATGTGGAGAAATTAAAACAATTATTAATTCCTGTCtgacacaaaaataaaacaggaaaggtggcttaaccgtggcttacaaaataaattagccATTAGTATTtgttccaaagaggagacatataaaattgccagaaaaagctgcaggcctgaggattgggagtagtttagaattcagcaaaggaggacgaaGAGGGGGAAAAGTAGAGTGAGTAAACTGGCTGGCAACACACAAAccgactgtaaaagtttctataaatgtcaagagaaaaagattagtgaagacaaatgtaggtcccttacagtcagatgcggaacaaagaaatgggagaataattaaacacatactttggttctgtcttcaaaggaggacacaaacaaccttccagaaatgttagggaagtaAGGGTCTACTGAGGGAGAAACTGAAGGAAGCCAGGATTAGTTTTAAAGAaaaagtgctcgggaaattaatggggctaaaggctgacaaatccccagggcctgataatcgacatcccagagtaccaaacgaaatggccctggaaatagtgcatgcattggtgatcatcttccaaaattctacagactcgaacagttccttcagattggagggtggcaaatgttaccccactattgaAAAAGCGAGGaaggaaaaacagggaattaaagatcagttagcttaacatcagtcgtggggaaaatgctagaatctattttgaaagatgcgataacagaacgcttggaaggcattaacgggattggacaaagtcagcatgggtttatgaaagggaaattatgctcaacaaatctactggacatttttgaggaggtaacttgtagaatagataggggtgaaccagtggatgtggtgtacttggattttcataaggcttctgataaggtcccacacaagaggttagtgtgcaaaattaaagcacatgggataggGGGAATATACTGCcatagattgagaattggttgacagacaggaaagagtaggaataaataggtcttttCCCGGGTGGCAGGTAGTGACAGGTGAGGTACCgccgggatcagtgcttgggccccagctattcacaatatatatcaatgatttggatgagggaacgtaatgtaacatttccaagtttgcagatgacacaaagctggggtggaatgtgagctgtgaggaggatgcagagagggtccaatatgatttagacaagttgggtgagtgggcaagaacatggcagatgcagtataacgtggataaatgaggttatccactttgcttgtaaaaacagaaatgcagattattatctgaatggtgagagattggtaaAATggagaggtgcaacgagacctgggtgtccttgtacaccagtcgctgaaagcgagcattcaggtgcagcaagcagttaggaaggcgaatggtatgttggcgttcattgcaagaggatttgagtacaggaacaggaatgtcttactgcagttgtacagggccttggtgagaccacatctggagtattgtgtgcagttttgatctccatatctaaggaaggatgtccttgccgtggagggagtgcaacgaaggtttaccagactgattcctgggatggcaggatgatgtatgactgggcctatattcactagagtttagaagaatgaggggtgatcttaccgaaacatataaaattccaacaggactagacagactggatgcagggaggatgttcccgttggttggggagtccagaaccaggggtcacagtctcaggatagggggtatatcatttagaatcgagatgaggagaaatttcttcactgaggttggtgaacctgtggaattctccaccatagaagacagtggaggccaagtcatgagacgtgttcaagaaggagatagatataattcttaatgctcaagagatctggggaaaaagcgggttcagggtactgagttagacatcagccatgatcattttgaatggcggagcaggcccgatgggccgaatgatctactCTTGCtcgtattttctttgtttctatgaaaTTGATAAAAATAAAACAGTCTTGACCCCCAATAGAATATGACGTGTagcatagatattaatgagaggaagtGAGAAGCGTTCCCGTGGATTGgctccgtggctcagttggttaaaGAACTCCGGTCCCAGATTCAACTCCCCGTGGTGCTTTTGTGGAATTTATGATGTGTCGTGAATTTGACCAGCAAAAACAACGTGCGGTGTTTGTACTTTGTTCAGGGTCCAATACGGAACTTCTCAGAACATCTCTTTAAAATGCCCTTTTATTTTACAGACTGACCCCTCATAGAATGTGAGCGTAACATCTTAatgtaaggacacgttcttgtttctgggctcgttgaggtcggggtataatttaCGATTCGAGGTCCATATTCCGGAGAATCCCCAATTTAGCCTTAGAATTTTTATCTTGAGCTGCGATTcagacttttgcaaagagggaaaagaagtccccaaatcactccacctctatctcaaacgctttcggaagaagttcagttcaaacaatcactaCCTTTCAAGGCACGTCAATAACctacactttcattgaacgagctttgctttcaATTggattcgaccttgaaaccgctctgggctttcatctcactgaagcagagtctggccgctttgtatctgtgagcatgtcactGACCAGGTTTGCATTGATATTGGTCTCTTTCAATTTTAATAATTTCACCAagcctcagggaaaagaaaccgagaatcgaattgtccctgcaaGTGAAGAATTGTAGGGATTGGTgcgccaagcagatctggaaaatgcacagtgcggtcgctcaggaatttcAAATCCACCCCCTCTCCACtcagcgatcatattaactgaactttactctggccttgtgtcaccgcgctgaaatcgagtatttctccggcacgtttctcttaacttcacagttgctggtttaagtgtgaagaccggctcgttggattttcactcctgcaagcttcacGCAATCATATTGGAGAAGTAAACTAACAGTTGACGGCTGTTTTATTGGTGGCTGCAATCATAAAGTTTAGCTCAGtaaattattggtttagcaggtgatctcttcgTCTGTTTCGGTGGTGCGATCACTTAGCGAGAAAGTGTGATGGTTCGAACCCTGATTTCATTTTCCCGAAGGAtccatcgcctcaaagttccagggtttcaatgtgtgtttggtctgcaagaaaatgtatcgTGATCATAGCCGGCtgcgcagggctgatattccaccatttaccctgtggtcggaaatcaggcacatgaaacatAGAAAGGAATGGAACAgttgcttcacggaaatcacaattcagaacccatttcttttaatcgggtttattttaaatcagtTAACCCCTGCCTTAAatagtagactcaggactgtctcacaaacaggttaaaccttcatagaataattaccacagtcatttttagactggacgccgcacggcgactttgctgtcagtgaagagagacgggaaagaccaaagtgccgtttgcccctctcactgTGGCCGTGAAGGACTGTGTTCAGgcagaagttctgttcccaccggacgatcctccccccagattatcCTTTCTGAGCTCTcgccaggtgatgctaaacactcaggtgggaaaaaacaaaatctacaacaaggtgtttaaaacaaagctgatttatttaacacatatccagaatattaaactccagctcaGATATAGGGGTTATTAATATCAGCAGTCCTGCAtgcgattaacagcagaatccaagccCTGCAATcagatgtgaactcgctggtgtctcagcacgtctgATGATTGAGCGAATCCCTCCACACAcggatcacagaatgatagaaagttacagaacagaaggaagccattcagcccatcgtgtctgtaccgaccgaaaaagagctatccaacataatcacactttccaacacttggtccatagccctgtagaataccgcacttcagatgcacatccaagtactttttaaatgagttgaggttttctgcctcgaccaccctttcagacagtgagttccagacccctaacactctctccgcttctgtgtatcctgttactttttcactGCTGTCCGGAAGTCTATGAAcgactcccaccaaagtcttgcattCTATTCTGTTGCTAATTTCTACGCAAAGCCTTTCTACTGCGTGCTATCCTTTACTGATATGTCTTCTTTCTAATGCAGTAATAGTATCACTCCTCAATACCGCCAtttccaatgtccctatcctttctaaacggcttataacttgaaatatttatctgccAGTCATGCCAAGTTTGTAgtcaggtctcagtgatgagcactacgtcatgcactataagctgaatttacgcttctaattcacttgttttatttcttatgcgaCGTACATTAATGCATAGAACATTTAATTGGGCAATAGAACTTGTAATACccttatgccctgatgttgtgtttaacacacttggtaaataatgttggtgagctgcagacataAGTGATAACATCGGATTATGTTATAGTGTcagtaatggagacctggctcaaacaagcggaggaatggccacttaaatattcctggctacaaagtattcaggaaagggagggaaaaaaatgagGGGAGGGGGTAGAAGGGAGCAGCcactattgatcaaaaatactgttacaacggtagaaagggtcgccatgcttaagggttcaaaggcagaatcttGTTGGTTAGAAtcaaggaacaattgaggagctattacgctgctggatgcATTCTACAGgcgaccaaatagtgggaaggagatagaggagcaaattggcaggtaaattgcagaaagatgcaataattttagagtagtgataaaagggaacttcatttatccgaatatagactgggatatagcagtgtaaaagtcaaagagggcgagcaattcctgaaatgtgtacaagagaa
This portion of the Heptranchias perlo isolate sHepPer1 unplaced genomic scaffold, sHepPer1.hap1 HAP1_SCAFFOLD_73, whole genome shotgun sequence genome encodes:
- the LOC137318780 gene encoding zona pellucida sperm-binding protein 4-like → RLHVQCNYKGSQESDLQVKPRVYTLSPPLPATEAGILLLELRIARDGGYRSWYVASDYPILSVLRDPVFVEVRVLNRNDPSLVLVLNDCWATPTPEPYSGIRWDLLVDRCPFAGDNYKTRLLPVNAASHLLFPTHHNRFVVRTFAFWDRVSGRALTGEETRLAIVAAAIANSAQFARLSENPFERRRSADDQSGVLVTADGPILFLEGEARLAVLIHQDEKAVGVALLSVALLVGTVAIWKMEQGRRVGSECSSMEL